In a genomic window of Thunnus thynnus chromosome 16, fThuThy2.1, whole genome shotgun sequence:
- the LOC137199781 gene encoding E3 ubiquitin-protein ligase TRIM21-like, with the protein MSAATSLLSKDQLLCPICLDVFADPVAIPCGHNFCKNCISEHWNIAVQCQCPICKKLFYTKPELQVNVFISEMVAQFRQSAQQRASSSRSEQQAAKPGEVPCDICTGTKLKAVKSCLVCLVSYCEIHLEPHLNISGLKRHELINPVENLEGRMCMKHDKALELFCKDDQTCVCMLCTILDHKAHEVVPLKEEYLEKKAELEKTEAEIQQMIQKRRLKIQEIKKSVKLSKENADKEIAEDVQAFTKLKESVEKYQARVITMIEEKQKRTEKQAEGFIKELEQEISELKKRSSELEKLSHSEDHLHLLQSFPSLNAAPPTKDWTEVKVCLPSYDGTIKTVVDQLVEKLKKIFTYGELMWVQQYAVDVTLDPDTANPKLILSDDGKQVHHVDAEKNLPDNPERFSIGLCVLGKQTVSSGKIYFEVQVKGKSDWILGVARESINRKGRITISCKNGYWALRLRNENLYFALADTPVCLSLKSKLEKIGVFVDYDKGLVSFYDVDASALIYSYTGCSFNEKLLPFFCPYLNQGGNNSAPLIISSVHHTE; encoded by the coding sequence ATGTCTGCTGCCACTAGTCTGCTGTCTAAAGATCAGTTATTGTGCcccatctgtctggatgtgttcgCTGATCCAGTCGCCATaccatgtggacacaacttctgcaaaaactgcatcagTGAACACTGGAATATTGCTGTCCAATGCCAATGTCCCATCTGTAAAAAGCTTTTCTACACAAAACCTGAGCTGCAGGTCAACGTTTTCATCTCTGAGATGGTTGCTCAGTTCAGACAGTCAGCTCAACAGagagccagcagcagcagatcagagcaacaagctgccaaaccaggagAAGTTCCCTGTGACATCTGCactggaaccaaactgaaggctgtgaagtcctgtctggtgtgtctggtgTCCTACTGTGAGATtcacctggagcctcatctgAATATATCAGGTCTGAAAAGACATGAGCTGATCAATcctgtggagaacctggaagGCAGGATGTGTATGAAGCACGATAAAGCTCTGGAGTTGTTCTGCAAGGATGATCAGACATGTGTCTGTATGCTCTGCACTATTTTAGACCACAAAGCACATGAAGTTGTTCCTCTGAAAGAGGAATATTTAGAAAAGAAGGCCGAGCTGGAGAAGACAGAGGCTGAGattcagcagatgatccagaagagaCGACTGAAGATTCAAGAGATCAAAAAATCTGTCAAGCTCAGCAAGGAAAATGCAGACAAAGAGATAGCAGAAGATGTTCAGGCCTTTACCAAACTGAAGGAGTCAGTTGAGAAATACCAGGCCAGAGTCATCACAATGATTGAAGAGAAGCAGAAaaggacagagaaacaggctgaaggattcatcaaagagctggagcaggaaatctctgagctgaaGAAGAGGAGTTCTGAGCTGGAGAAGCTCTCACACtctgaagaccacctccacctcctccaaagCTTCCCATCCCTGAACGCTGCTCCAcccaccaaagactggacagaaGTCAAAGTCTGTCTGCCGTCATATGATGGGACTATTAAGACAGTTGTGGATCAACTGGTggagaaactgaagaaaatttTCACATACGGTGAGCTGATGTgggtccagcagtatgcagtggatgtgacacttgatcctgatacagcaAATCCAaaactcatcctgtctgatgatgggAAACAAGTCCATCACGTTGATGCAGAGAAGAATCTCCCAGACAACCCAGAGAGATTTTCTATTGGTCTCTGTGTCTTAGGGAAGCAAACTGTTTCTTCTGGAAAAATTTACTTTGAAGTTCAGGTTAAAGGAAAGTCTGATTGGATTTTAGGAGTTGCCAGAGAATCAATCAACAGGAAGGGGAGAATCACAATTAGCTGTAAGAATGGTTACTGGGCTCTACGTTTGAGGAATGAAAATCTGTACTTTGCTCTTGCTGATActccagtctgtctctctctgaagtcAAAGCTTGAGAAGATTGGGGTGTTTGTAGATTATGATAagggtctggtctccttttatgatGTCGATGCTTCAGCTCTTATCTACTCCTATACCGGCTGCTCCTTCAATGAGAAACTCCTCCCATTCTTCTGTCCCTATCTTAATCAGGGTGGTAACAACTCAGCCCCTCTGATCATCTCCTCTGTCCACCATACTGAGTAG
- the LOC137199782 gene encoding E3 ubiquitin-protein ligase TRIM21-like, whose protein sequence is MSAATSLLSEDQFLCPICLDVFTDPVSTPCGHNFCKNCISEHWNIAVQCQCPICKKLFYTKPELQVNVFISEMVDRFRQSAQQRASSSRSEQQAAKPGEVPCDVCTGTKLKAVKSCLVCLVSYCENHLEPHLTASGLKRHELINPVENLEGRMCMKHNKALELFCKDDQTCVCMLCTILDHKTHNVVPLKEEYGEKKAELVKTEAEIQQMIQKRRLKIQEIKQSVKLSKENTDKEIAEDVQAFTKLKESVEKYQARVITVTKEKQKRTEKQAEGFIKELEQEISELKKRSSELEKLSHSEDHFNLLQSFPSLNAAPSTKDWTEIRVYPPSYDGTIKKALAQLVERLKKMFTKAELMWVQQYAVDVTLDPDTANPKLTLSDDGKQVHHVDAKKNLPDNPERFSIGACVLGKQIVSSGRIYFEVQVKGKSDWVLGVARESINRKGRITISCENGYWTVDFRNEEHFVFADSPVHLPPKSKLEKVGVFVDYEEGLVSFYDVNASALIYSYTGCSFNEKLLPFFCPCLNQGGKNSTPLIISPVHHTE, encoded by the coding sequence ATGTCTGCTGCCACTAGTCTGCTGTCTGAAGATCAGTTTTTGTGCcccatctgtctggatgtgttcactgatccagtcagtacaccatgtggacacaacttctgcaaaaactgcatcagTGAACACTGGAATATTGCTGTCCAATGCCAGTGTCCCATCTGTAAAAAGCTTTTCTACACAAAACCTGAGCTGCAGGTCAACGTTTTCATCTCTGAGATGGTTGATCGGTTCAGACAGTCAGCTCAACAGagagccagcagcagcagatcagagcaacaagctgccaaaccaggagaagttccctgtgatgtctgcactggaaccaaactgaaggctGTGAAGTCCTGTTTGGTGTGTCTGGTGTCCTACTGTGAGAAtcacctggagcctcatctgACAGCATCAGGTCTGAAAAGACATGAGCTGATCAATcctgtggagaacctggaagGCAGGATGTGTATGAAGCACAATAAAGCTCTGGAGTTGTTCTGCAAGGATGATCAGACATGTGTCTGTATGCTCTGCACTATTTTAGACCATAAGACACATAATGTTGTTCCTCTGAAAGAGGAATATGGAGAAAAGAAGGCCGAGCTGGTGAAGACAGAGGCTGAGattcagcagatgatccagaagagaCGACTGAAAATTCAAGAGATCAAACAATCCGTCAAGCTCAGCAAGGAAAATACAGACAAAGAGATAGCAGAAGATGTTCAGGCCTTTACCAAACTGAAGGAGTCAGTTGAGAAATACCAGGCCAGAGTCATCACAGTTACTAAAGAGAAGCAGAAaaggacagagaaacaggctgaaggattcatcaaagagctggagcaggaaatctctgagctgaaGAAGAGGAGTTCTGAGCTGGAGAAGCTCTCACACTCTGAAGACCACTTCAACCTCCTCCAAAGCTTCCCGTCCCTGAACGCTGCTCCATccaccaaagactggacagaaATAAGAGTCTATCCACCATCATATGATGGGACTATTAAGAAAGCGTTGGCCCAACTGGTGGAGAGACTgaagaaaatgttcacaaaGGCTGAGCTGATGTGGGTCCAGCAAtatgcagtggatgtgacacttgatcctgatacagcaAATCCAAAACTCACCCTGTCTGATGATGGGAAACAAGTCCATCATGTTGATGCAAAGAAGAATCTCCCAGACAACCCAGAGAGATTTTCTATTGGTGCCTGTGTCTTAGGGAAGCAGATTGTTTCCTCTGGAAGAAtttactttgaggttcaggttaaaggAAAGTCTGATTGGGTTTTAGGAGTTGCCAGAGAGTCAATCAACAGGAAGGGGAGAATCACAATTAGCTGTGAGAATGGTTACTGGACTGTAGATTTTAGGAATGAagagcattttgtttttgctgacagTCCAGTCCATCTCCCTCCGAAGTCAAAGCTTGAGAAGGTTGGGGTGTTTGTAgattatgaggagggtctggtctccttttatgatGTCAATGCTTCAGCTCTTATCTACTCGTATACTGGCTGCTCTTTCAATGAGAAACTCCTCCCATTCTTCTGTCCCTGTCTTAATCAGGGCGGTAAAAACTCCACCCCTCTGATCATCTCCCCTGTCCACCACACTGAGTAG